From Trichoplusia ni isolate ovarian cell line Hi5 chromosome 8, tn1, whole genome shotgun sequence, one genomic window encodes:
- the LOC113496747 gene encoding keratin-associated protein 19-2-like, translating into MKFLAIVLLAVVACVRAVPYMGMGMGMGGYGGYGGYGGYGYPGYGLGRGMWGLGGGNNYGSGSNYGHNGYNGGSNGFGSSGYGTGGASTGHDIGHQEHVYDQQTHEASSTGHNVGGTNQMGSQGMNTNAFGNYGAGDQGYGNMYNHGMGWMGM; encoded by the coding sequence ATGAAATTCTTGGCTATTGTCCTCCTCGCCGTGGTGGCCTGTGTTCGGGCAGTGCCTTATATGGGAATGGGGATGGGTATGGGCGGTTATGGTGGTTATGGTGGTTATGGTGGTTATGGCTACCCGGGCTACGGCCTAGGCCGCGGTATGTGGGGTCTCGGCGGCGGCAATAACTACGGCAGTGGTTCGAACTACGGCCACAATGGCTACAATGGAGGAAGCAACGGTTTTGGCAGCAGTGGCTATGGAACCGGCGGCGCCAGTACCGGTCACGACATCGGCCATCAAGAACATGTTTACGACCAACAAACCCACGAGGCATCATCCACCGGCCACAACGTCGGTGGCACTAATCAAATGGGAAGCCAAGGCATGAACACCAACGCCTTCGGCAACTATGGAGCCGGCGACCAGGGCTACGGCAACATGTATAACCATGGTATGGGCTGGATGGGCATGTAA